One window of the Pseudofrankia sp. DC12 genome contains the following:
- a CDS encoding zinc-binding alcohol dehydrogenase family protein: protein MSDGSVTRAVRLAVAGEPPRLEEKVQLPVPGDGELLVELDHAGVNPIDTYAATGMVGDLARLPRTLGVEGTGVLAGTATRVVVTGLGTGLVRDGTWAGAVVAPRGAVVELPAGVDPAQAGAIGVAAVTAYDALHVLGGLRAADRVLVLGAGGGVGVVAVQLAKLAGASVVAQVGSSAKADAVAALGADRVVVADAARLVAELDELSPTLVLDPLGGAFTPAAVELAAIGGRIVILGVSSGENVSLPGRTFYRKGLSLLGYAGLVVTPERRATAIHAVAAGLVGGTLRIPIDEVVALDRFEDAAARLRERSVFGKVVLATQE, encoded by the coding sequence ATGAGCGACGGATCGGTGACCAGGGCGGTGCGGCTGGCGGTGGCCGGCGAGCCGCCGCGGCTGGAGGAGAAGGTCCAGCTGCCCGTGCCGGGCGACGGCGAGCTGCTCGTCGAGCTCGACCACGCGGGCGTCAACCCGATCGACACCTACGCGGCCACCGGGATGGTCGGCGACCTGGCCCGGCTGCCGCGCACCCTCGGCGTCGAGGGAACGGGCGTCCTCGCGGGCACGGCCACCCGGGTCGTCGTCACCGGTCTCGGAACCGGGCTCGTCCGGGACGGCACGTGGGCCGGTGCGGTCGTCGCGCCGCGCGGTGCGGTCGTTGAGCTGCCCGCCGGGGTCGACCCGGCGCAGGCGGGCGCGATCGGGGTCGCCGCCGTCACCGCGTACGACGCGCTGCACGTGCTCGGCGGCCTGCGGGCCGCCGACCGGGTCCTGGTGCTCGGCGCCGGCGGTGGCGTCGGGGTGGTCGCGGTCCAGCTCGCGAAGCTCGCGGGGGCGTCGGTCGTCGCCCAGGTCGGCTCGTCGGCCAAGGCGGACGCGGTCGCCGCGCTCGGCGCCGACCGGGTCGTCGTCGCGGACGCGGCGCGGCTCGTCGCCGAGCTGGACGAGCTCTCCCCGACGCTGGTCCTCGACCCGCTGGGCGGCGCCTTCACTCCGGCGGCCGTCGAGCTCGCCGCCATCGGCGGCCGGATCGTCATCCTCGGTGTGTCCAGCGGCGAGAACGTCTCGCTGCCGGGCCGGACCTTCTACCGCAAGGGCCTGAGTCTCCTGGGCTACGCCGGCCTGGTCGTCACGCCCGAGCGGCGCGCTACGGCGATCCACGCGGTGGCGGCGGGCCTGGTCGGTGGCACGCTGCGGATCCCGATCGACGAGGTCGTCGCGCTGGACCGCTTCGAGGACGCCGCCGCGCGGCTGCGGGAGCGGTCGGTCTTCGGGAAGGTGGTGCTGGCCACCCAGGAGTAG
- a CDS encoding aminotransferase class V-fold PLP-dependent enzyme yields the protein MGNTESRPSSAGGEAGPADRRPAAPGQRRPAATAEPALPGDELGRAWLAARAGLTVTHLDTAASGVPSSGVLAAQTTYLAAEATVGSYVAQHEVAAGPLAAARGTLAGLLDPALRAGDVVFHHSATSAFAALLAAWPLPRGGRVGIVPSDFRSNWLALLARAGRDELELVDLPTLPDGRLDLGRLTRGDGPGALDRLDLVAFPEVPSQRGIVQPTAAVAALCRAAGVPLLLDVAQSLGQVDVTAAGATGGVTAYAGTSRKWLCGPRGVGFVAVRPDFVERLGVAAASGHAAGWEPDPAAPAGSRVVPAPGVGRFDVGEAPVAAWLGFGAALAEHAAAGPGAVRARVHALAGAARRRLDGLAGWRLGEDVDSPCGIVTLLPRAGVDPPAVQARLAQDERILTTAIGPARARDAVPVLRVSPPVHATLADLDRLAGALERLSR from the coding sequence ATGGGTAACACAGAGAGCCGACCGTCGAGCGCCGGGGGCGAAGCCGGCCCGGCCGACCGGCGTCCGGCGGCGCCGGGCCAGCGGCGGCCGGCCGCCACCGCCGAGCCGGCCCTGCCGGGTGACGAGCTCGGCCGAGCGTGGCTGGCCGCGCGGGCGGGTCTCACCGTGACCCACCTGGACACGGCCGCGTCGGGAGTGCCGAGTAGCGGCGTCCTCGCGGCCCAGACGACCTACCTGGCGGCCGAGGCGACAGTCGGCTCCTACGTGGCCCAGCACGAGGTCGCCGCCGGTCCGCTGGCCGCGGCCCGGGGGACGCTCGCGGGGCTGCTCGACCCGGCGCTGCGAGCCGGGGACGTCGTGTTCCACCACTCCGCGACGTCGGCTTTCGCGGCATTGCTGGCCGCCTGGCCGCTGCCGCGCGGCGGGCGGGTCGGGATCGTCCCCAGCGACTTCCGGTCGAACTGGCTCGCCCTGTTGGCCCGCGCCGGCCGCGACGAGCTGGAGCTGGTCGACCTGCCGACGCTGCCCGACGGCCGCCTCGACCTCGGCCGGCTCACCCGCGGCGACGGCCCGGGCGCCCTGGACCGGCTCGACCTGGTGGCGTTTCCCGAGGTGCCCAGCCAGCGGGGAATCGTCCAGCCGACGGCGGCCGTGGCGGCGCTGTGCCGGGCCGCCGGGGTGCCGCTGCTGCTCGACGTGGCCCAGTCGCTGGGCCAGGTGGACGTGACGGCGGCCGGGGCGACCGGCGGGGTCACGGCCTACGCCGGTACCTCCCGCAAGTGGCTGTGCGGGCCGCGAGGTGTCGGCTTCGTCGCCGTGCGACCGGACTTCGTGGAGCGCCTCGGCGTGGCGGCGGCGTCCGGTCACGCCGCGGGCTGGGAGCCCGACCCGGCCGCGCCCGCGGGCAGCAGGGTCGTACCCGCCCCAGGCGTCGGCCGTTTCGACGTGGGCGAGGCCCCGGTCGCCGCCTGGCTGGGCTTCGGGGCCGCGCTGGCCGAGCACGCGGCCGCCGGTCCGGGCGCGGTCCGGGCCCGTGTCCACGCGCTGGCCGGCGCCGCCCGGCGCCGCCTCGATGGCCTGGCCGGCTGGCGGCTCGGCGAGGACGTCGACTCCCCCTGTGGCATCGTCACCCTGTTGCCACGGGCAGGCGTCGACCCGCCGGCGGTCCAGGCCCGGTTGGCCCAGGACGAACGGATCCTGACCACCGCGATCGGCCCGGCCCGGGCCCGCGACGCCGTCCCGGTCCTGCGGGTCAGCCCGCCCGTCCACGCCACCCTGGCCGACCTCGACCGCCTCGCCGGGGCCCTGGAGCGGCTCAGCCGCTGA
- a CDS encoding M28 family peptidase: protein MTKPREGSDDAAVGRPSAGRGLHRRDFLGTALATTVVTAGAAAGCGPAGRPTAAAATTPAGATPPPVAEMMSWIDQVVARGVRRPGYAADGWTTGFVAQKFREFGLVDVHAEPVAVTRWEPERYTLTATPAGAAARDLACFPLPHAAPASRLEAQLASFDAASPSAVAGRAALVDARPLALPPAVPAGLGSAPKDLSRRVYDPAGTFAGETQVLPLASTSDAVTDPAAQAGAVAFIGCLVGYPSGGHRYYFPYNGKPTALPGVWIGAGDGRWLRDQLARGPVRVRLDVATSTAPARSDNVVGDLPGPPGDDELVLIGSHHDAPWASAVEDGSGIAMVLAQARYWSRVPAADRPHRMRFLLQGGHFHGGAGLVDYVAKHGTELAKVVLEVHLEHAARDVAAAGGRLTATGRCVPRWFFTSRIPALESTVYDALVAERLGRSMLLAPDAFGPMPLSDGALYYPAGVPIVQFLSAPWYLFDEADTLDKVDQDSLLPITRAVIRILDATRAMTAAGLRAQRVRPPAQSGSPS from the coding sequence ATGACCAAGCCGCGAGAAGGCTCCGACGACGCGGCCGTGGGCCGGCCATCCGCGGGCCGTGGGCTCCACCGGCGGGACTTTCTCGGAACCGCCCTGGCCACGACCGTCGTCACCGCCGGCGCGGCGGCCGGCTGCGGGCCGGCCGGCCGCCCGACGGCGGCGGCCGCCACGACGCCAGCGGGCGCCACCCCGCCGCCGGTCGCGGAGATGATGTCCTGGATCGACCAGGTCGTCGCGCGCGGGGTGCGCCGGCCGGGCTACGCCGCCGACGGCTGGACCACCGGGTTCGTCGCCCAGAAGTTCCGCGAGTTCGGGCTGGTCGACGTGCACGCCGAGCCGGTGGCGGTGACCCGCTGGGAGCCCGAGCGGTACACGCTGACCGCCACCCCCGCCGGCGCGGCGGCCCGGGACCTGGCCTGCTTCCCGCTGCCGCACGCGGCGCCCGCGAGCAGGCTGGAGGCGCAGCTCGCCAGCTTCGACGCGGCCAGCCCCAGCGCGGTCGCCGGCCGAGCGGCGCTGGTCGACGCCCGGCCGCTGGCGCTCCCACCGGCTGTGCCCGCCGGGCTCGGCAGCGCGCCGAAGGACCTGTCCCGCCGGGTGTACGACCCGGCAGGAACCTTCGCCGGCGAGACCCAGGTGCTGCCGTTGGCCAGCACCTCCGACGCCGTCACCGACCCGGCCGCCCAGGCCGGCGCCGTCGCGTTCATCGGCTGCCTCGTCGGCTACCCCAGCGGCGGCCACCGCTACTACTTCCCGTACAACGGCAAGCCGACGGCGCTGCCCGGGGTCTGGATCGGCGCGGGCGACGGGCGGTGGCTGCGCGACCAGCTCGCCCGCGGCCCGGTCCGGGTCCGCCTCGACGTGGCGACGTCCACCGCGCCGGCGCGCAGCGACAACGTGGTCGGCGACCTGCCCGGCCCGCCCGGCGACGACGAGCTGGTCCTGATCGGGTCACACCACGACGCGCCGTGGGCCTCCGCCGTCGAGGACGGCAGCGGGATCGCGATGGTCCTGGCCCAGGCCAGGTACTGGTCGCGGGTGCCGGCGGCCGACCGGCCGCACCGGATGCGCTTTCTGCTCCAGGGCGGGCACTTCCACGGCGGCGCCGGGCTGGTCGACTACGTGGCGAAACACGGCACCGAACTGGCGAAGGTCGTGCTGGAGGTGCACCTGGAGCACGCCGCCCGCGACGTCGCCGCCGCCGGCGGGCGCCTCACGGCCACCGGCCGCTGCGTGCCGCGCTGGTTCTTCACCAGCAGGATCCCAGCGCTGGAGAGCACGGTCTACGACGCGCTGGTCGCCGAGCGGCTGGGCCGGTCGATGCTGCTCGCGCCCGATGCCTTCGGCCCGATGCCGCTGTCCGACGGGGCGCTCTACTACCCGGCCGGCGTCCCCATCGTCCAGTTCCTCTCGGCACCCTGGTACCTGTTCGACGAGGCGGACACCCTCGACAAGGTCGACCAGGACAGCCTGCTCCCGATCACCCGCGCGGTCATCCGGATCCTCGACGCGACCCGCGCGATGACCGCGGCGGGCCTACGGGCGCAGCGCGTG